From a region of the Zingiber officinale cultivar Zhangliang unplaced genomic scaffold, Zo_v1.1 ctg45, whole genome shotgun sequence genome:
- the LOC122037457 gene encoding protein SCO1 homolog 2, mitochondrial isoform X3 encodes MLRSALRRFTVLPAVAVSDPTPLLPRSGSVRDQKFPNRVLEDGESLQSRSWSTYAIPAAVLLIAGTGLYIHHNDEKRAILKGSEQSVSYGRNNNNRPAIGGPFKLFDTENNTVTESTFRGNWVLMYFGYTSSPDAGPREVKKMADVMKILDYGYNFKITPVFITIDPQRDTPAQLKAYLKEFDPGIIGLTGPVSAVRQTAQEFRAYFKKVDEEGQDYLVESSNNMYLLDPNMEMVRFFGAEYDPQQLADAIIMEVNKGSR; translated from the exons ATGCTCCGCTCCGCTCTCCGCAGGTTCACCGTTCTCCCGGCGGTAGCCGTCTCAGATCCGACTCCCTTACTCCCTCGGTCAGGATCGGTTCG GGATCAGAAGTTTCCAAATCGAGTTTTAGAAGATGGTGAATCCTTGCAATCTCGGTCATGGAGCACTTATGCTATT CCTGCAGCTGTATTATTGATTGCTGGTACAGGCCTGTACATTCACCATAATGATGAAAAACGAGCGATTTTAAAAG GTTCAGAACAAAGTGTTAGCTATGGGAGGAATAATAACAATAGACCAGCTATCGGTGGACCATTCAAGCTGTTCGATACTGAAAACAACACTGTAACTGAGTCAACCTTCCGTGGTAACTGGGTACTGATGTACTTTGGGTACACTTCATCACCTGATGCTGGTCCAAGAGAAGTTAAAAAAATGGCTGACGTTATGAAAATATTAG ACTACGGTTACAATTTTAAGATCACACCGGTTTTTATCACTATCGATCCTCAACGTGATACCCCTGCTCAACTCAAGGCTTATCTGAAAG AATTCGATCCTGGGATCATAGGACTAACAGGTCCTGTATCTGCTGTGAGACAGACAGCACAGGAGTTCCGTGCATACTTCAAGAAGGTCGACGAAGAAGGCCAAGATTATCTTGTTGAATCGTCGAATAACAT GTACTTGTTAGATCCTaatatggagatggttagattctTTGGAGCCGAGTATGATCCACAACAATTGGCTGATGCCATAATCATGGAGGTAAACAAAGGTTCAAGATGA
- the LOC122037459 gene encoding uncharacterized protein LOC122037459, with protein MARGAAEWGRGSGGKCCRSFRRITIVICCVNLVASLLVIRWFYTSFFFSLSSGFSSSSLADQLKRMEESIRVRRELEPLTLVRAARKLKKEFSREEKRGLKLPLPVKQKLAHEILHRLEGVDNTNTTEQQAALSLWRFQKLEDIRKATTLNLSISNQEAKMLKRALKTNWPSLMEEIGLWMPTSVINNEHDDKPENERDIEIIPGRPMPPECHAELHTDFDGTAVRWGLTHHKESAADCCQACLDQAKRAKPGEIKCNIWVYCPSEFGCYSPDIYEHKHQECWLKQADKPQLNFKDKYSESYRNDHPNAPIVVPWMSGIVGV; from the exons ATGGCGAGGGGCGCGGCAGAGTGGGGGAGGGGCAGCGGCGGCAAGTGCTGCCGTTCCTTTAGGCGGATCACCATCGTGATTTGCTGCGTTAATCTGGTCGCGTCGCTCCTCGTGATCCGTTGGTTCTATACTTCGTTTTTCTTCTCTCTTTCGTCTGGTTTCAGCAGCAGTTCTCTCGCTG ATCAGCTAAAGAGGATGGAAGAATCGATCCGggttcgaagagaattggagccTTTGACCCTTGTTAGAGCA GCGAGGAAGCTAAAAAAGGAGTTCtccagagaagagaagagaggattaaAGTTGCCTCTACCAGTGAAGCAGAAGTTGGCCCATGAAATTCTGCATAGATTAGAAGGCGTTGACAATACTAACACGACAGAGCAGCAAG CTGCATTGAGCTTATGGCGTTTTCAGAAGCTTGAAGATATCAGAAAGGCAACAACTTTAAATTTAAGCATCTCTAATCAAGAAGCAA AAATGTTGAAACGAGCATTGAAGACTAATTGGCCTAGTTTAATGGAAGAAATTGGACTCTGGATGCCAACTAGTGTTATTAATAATGAGCATGATGATAAGCCTGAAAACGAACGGGATATTG AGATAATTCCTGGTCGACCTATGCCACCTGAATGTCATGCTGAACTTCATACTGATTTTGATGGAACTGCTGTTCGATGGGGTCTTACCCACCATAAAGAAAGTGCAGCAGATTGTTGTCAGGCTTGCTTAGACCAGGCAAAACGCGCAAAGCCAGGggaaattaagtgcaatatatgGGTTTACTGCCCATCAGAGTTTGGGTGCTATTCACCAGATATATATGAACACAAGCATCAGGAATGTTGGCTGAAGCAA GCTGATAAACCTCAGTTGAACTTCAAAGACAAGTACTCAGAGTCATACCGGAACGATCACCCAAATGCACCCATCGTCGTGCCATGGATGTCAGGCATTGTCGGTGTATAG
- the LOC122037457 gene encoding protein SCO1 homolog 2, mitochondrial isoform X5, with product MVNPCNLGHGALMLLYADRKPAAVLLIAGTGLYIHHNDEKRAILKGSEQSVSYGRNNNNRPAIGGPFKLFDTENNTVTESTFRGNWVLMYFGYTSSPDAGPREVKKMADVMKILDYGYNFKITPVFITIDPQRDTPAQLKAYLKEFDPGIIGLTGPVSAVRQTAQEFRAYFKKVDEEGQDYLVESSNNMYLLDPNMEMVRFFGAEYDPQQLADAIIMEVNKGSR from the exons ATGGTGAATCCTTGCAATCTCGGTCATGGAGCACTTATGCTATTGTATGCTGACAGAAAA CCTGCAGCTGTATTATTGATTGCTGGTACAGGCCTGTACATTCACCATAATGATGAAAAACGAGCGATTTTAAAAG GTTCAGAACAAAGTGTTAGCTATGGGAGGAATAATAACAATAGACCAGCTATCGGTGGACCATTCAAGCTGTTCGATACTGAAAACAACACTGTAACTGAGTCAACCTTCCGTGGTAACTGGGTACTGATGTACTTTGGGTACACTTCATCACCTGATGCTGGTCCAAGAGAAGTTAAAAAAATGGCTGACGTTATGAAAATATTAG ACTACGGTTACAATTTTAAGATCACACCGGTTTTTATCACTATCGATCCTCAACGTGATACCCCTGCTCAACTCAAGGCTTATCTGAAAG AATTCGATCCTGGGATCATAGGACTAACAGGTCCTGTATCTGCTGTGAGACAGACAGCACAGGAGTTCCGTGCATACTTCAAGAAGGTCGACGAAGAAGGCCAAGATTATCTTGTTGAATCGTCGAATAACAT GTACTTGTTAGATCCTaatatggagatggttagattctTTGGAGCCGAGTATGATCCACAACAATTGGCTGATGCCATAATCATGGAGGTAAACAAAGGTTCAAGATGA
- the LOC122037457 gene encoding protein SCO1 homolog 2, mitochondrial isoform X6, translating into MLRSALRRFTVLPAVAVSDPTPLLPRSGSVRLYHSLYFQSRWYNNGSNYRDQKFPNRVLEDGESLQSRSWSTYAIPAAVLLIAGTGLYIHHNDEKRAILKGSEQSVSYGRNNNNRPAIGGPFKLFDTENNTVTESTFRGNWVLMYFGYTSSPDAGPREVKKMADVMKILDYGYNFKITPVFITIDPQRDTPAQLKAYLKDSTGVPCILQEGRRRRPRLSC; encoded by the exons ATGCTCCGCTCCGCTCTCCGCAGGTTCACCGTTCTCCCGGCGGTAGCCGTCTCAGATCCGACTCCCTTACTCCCTCGGTCAGGATCGGTTCG GCTTTATCATTCTCTTTACTTCCAATCTCGCTGGTACAATAATGGATCAAACTACAGGGATCAGAAGTTTCCAAATCGAGTTTTAGAAGATGGTGAATCCTTGCAATCTCGGTCATGGAGCACTTATGCTATT CCTGCAGCTGTATTATTGATTGCTGGTACAGGCCTGTACATTCACCATAATGATGAAAAACGAGCGATTTTAAAAG GTTCAGAACAAAGTGTTAGCTATGGGAGGAATAATAACAATAGACCAGCTATCGGTGGACCATTCAAGCTGTTCGATACTGAAAACAACACTGTAACTGAGTCAACCTTCCGTGGTAACTGGGTACTGATGTACTTTGGGTACACTTCATCACCTGATGCTGGTCCAAGAGAAGTTAAAAAAATGGCTGACGTTATGAAAATATTAG ACTACGGTTACAATTTTAAGATCACACCGGTTTTTATCACTATCGATCCTCAACGTGATACCCCTGCTCAACTCAAGGCTTATCTGAAAG ACAGCACAGGAGTTCCGTGCATACTTCAAGAAGGTCGACGAAGAAGGCCAAGATTATCTTGTTGA
- the LOC122037457 gene encoding protein SCO1 homolog 2, mitochondrial isoform X2: MLRSALRRFTVLPAVAVSDPTPLLPRLYHSLYFQSRWYNNGSNYRDQKFPNRVLEDGESLQSRSWSTYAIPAAVLLIAGTGLYIHHNDEKRAILKGSEQSVSYGRNNNNRPAIGGPFKLFDTENNTVTESTFRGNWVLMYFGYTSSPDAGPREVKKMADVMKILDYGYNFKITPVFITIDPQRDTPAQLKAYLKEFDPGIIGLTGPVSAVRQTAQEFRAYFKKVDEEGQDYLVESSNNMYLLDPNMEMVRFFGAEYDPQQLADAIIMEVNKGSR; encoded by the exons ATGCTCCGCTCCGCTCTCCGCAGGTTCACCGTTCTCCCGGCGGTAGCCGTCTCAGATCCGACTCCCTTACTCCCTCG GCTTTATCATTCTCTTTACTTCCAATCTCGCTGGTACAATAATGGATCAAACTACAGGGATCAGAAGTTTCCAAATCGAGTTTTAGAAGATGGTGAATCCTTGCAATCTCGGTCATGGAGCACTTATGCTATT CCTGCAGCTGTATTATTGATTGCTGGTACAGGCCTGTACATTCACCATAATGATGAAAAACGAGCGATTTTAAAAG GTTCAGAACAAAGTGTTAGCTATGGGAGGAATAATAACAATAGACCAGCTATCGGTGGACCATTCAAGCTGTTCGATACTGAAAACAACACTGTAACTGAGTCAACCTTCCGTGGTAACTGGGTACTGATGTACTTTGGGTACACTTCATCACCTGATGCTGGTCCAAGAGAAGTTAAAAAAATGGCTGACGTTATGAAAATATTAG ACTACGGTTACAATTTTAAGATCACACCGGTTTTTATCACTATCGATCCTCAACGTGATACCCCTGCTCAACTCAAGGCTTATCTGAAAG AATTCGATCCTGGGATCATAGGACTAACAGGTCCTGTATCTGCTGTGAGACAGACAGCACAGGAGTTCCGTGCATACTTCAAGAAGGTCGACGAAGAAGGCCAAGATTATCTTGTTGAATCGTCGAATAACAT GTACTTGTTAGATCCTaatatggagatggttagattctTTGGAGCCGAGTATGATCCACAACAATTGGCTGATGCCATAATCATGGAGGTAAACAAAGGTTCAAGATGA
- the LOC122037458 gene encoding RNA-binding protein pno1-like, which translates to MEVEKVGEAKKEVGSGMEVENAASSAGAPRPQFKALKPHEMSDRKIEFRKVSVPQHRFAPLKRCWMEIYTPIYEQMKIDIRMNLKTKKVELKNRADTPDISNLQKSADFVHAFMLGFDVADAIALLRLDDLYVDTFEIKDVKTLRGEHLSRAIGRLSGKGGKTKFAIENSTRTRIVIADSKIHILGSFLNIKIARDSLCSLILGSPAGKVYSKLRTVGARLAEKF; encoded by the exons ATGGAGGTAGAGAAAGTGGGGGAGGCGAAGAAAGAGGTTGGATCGGGCATGGAGGTAGAGAACGCGGCCTCTTCCGCCGGAGCGCCTCGTCCGCAGTTCAAGGCGCTGAAGCCGCATGAGATGTCGGACAGGAAGATTGAGTTTCGGAAGGTATCGGTGCCGCAGCACCGCTTCGCGCCGCTGAAACGGTGCTGGATGGAGATCTACACCCCTATATATGAGCAGATGAAGATTGATATAAGGATGAACCTCAAG ACAAAAAAGGTGGAGCTCAAGAATAGAGCAGATACTCCAGACATTAGTAACTTGCAGAAGAGCGCAGACTTTGTCCATGCTTTCATGCTTGGGTTTGATGTTGCAGACGCCATTGCTCTGTTGCGTCTGGACGATCTTTATGTCGATACCTTTGAGATCAAGGACGTGAAGACCCTACGAGGGGAGCACCTTTCTCGAGCAATCGGCAGGCTGTCAGGAAAAGGAGGCAAAACTAAATTCGCTATTGAAAATTCTACAAGAACTCGGATTGTGATTGCAGATAGTAAGATCCACATCCTGGGGTCTTTCCTGAACATAAAGATCGCTCGAGATTCTCTTTGCAGTCTTATATTAGGATCACCAGCAGGAAAGGTCTACTCCAAACTTAGAACTGTCGGTGCCCGGTTAGCTGAAAAGTTTtga
- the LOC122037457 gene encoding protein SCO1 homolog 2, mitochondrial isoform X1 produces MLRSALRRFTVLPAVAVSDPTPLLPRSGSVRLYHSLYFQSRWYNNGSNYRDQKFPNRVLEDGESLQSRSWSTYAIPAAVLLIAGTGLYIHHNDEKRAILKGSEQSVSYGRNNNNRPAIGGPFKLFDTENNTVTESTFRGNWVLMYFGYTSSPDAGPREVKKMADVMKILDYGYNFKITPVFITIDPQRDTPAQLKAYLKEFDPGIIGLTGPVSAVRQTAQEFRAYFKKVDEEGQDYLVESSNNMYLLDPNMEMVRFFGAEYDPQQLADAIIMEVNKGSR; encoded by the exons ATGCTCCGCTCCGCTCTCCGCAGGTTCACCGTTCTCCCGGCGGTAGCCGTCTCAGATCCGACTCCCTTACTCCCTCGGTCAGGATCGGTTCG GCTTTATCATTCTCTTTACTTCCAATCTCGCTGGTACAATAATGGATCAAACTACAGGGATCAGAAGTTTCCAAATCGAGTTTTAGAAGATGGTGAATCCTTGCAATCTCGGTCATGGAGCACTTATGCTATT CCTGCAGCTGTATTATTGATTGCTGGTACAGGCCTGTACATTCACCATAATGATGAAAAACGAGCGATTTTAAAAG GTTCAGAACAAAGTGTTAGCTATGGGAGGAATAATAACAATAGACCAGCTATCGGTGGACCATTCAAGCTGTTCGATACTGAAAACAACACTGTAACTGAGTCAACCTTCCGTGGTAACTGGGTACTGATGTACTTTGGGTACACTTCATCACCTGATGCTGGTCCAAGAGAAGTTAAAAAAATGGCTGACGTTATGAAAATATTAG ACTACGGTTACAATTTTAAGATCACACCGGTTTTTATCACTATCGATCCTCAACGTGATACCCCTGCTCAACTCAAGGCTTATCTGAAAG AATTCGATCCTGGGATCATAGGACTAACAGGTCCTGTATCTGCTGTGAGACAGACAGCACAGGAGTTCCGTGCATACTTCAAGAAGGTCGACGAAGAAGGCCAAGATTATCTTGTTGAATCGTCGAATAACAT GTACTTGTTAGATCCTaatatggagatggttagattctTTGGAGCCGAGTATGATCCACAACAATTGGCTGATGCCATAATCATGGAGGTAAACAAAGGTTCAAGATGA
- the LOC122037455 gene encoding casein kinase I-like, which translates to MDHVIGGKFKLGKKIGSGSFGELYHGANIKSGEEVAVKLESVKTKHPQLHYESKVYTLLQGGTGIPHLKWFGVEGEYNIMVIDILGPSLEDLFNYCNRKFSLKTVLMLADQIINRVEYMHSKAFLHRDIKPDNFLMGLGRKANQVYIIDYGLAKKYRDFQTHKHIPYRENKNLTGTARYASVNTHLGIEQSRRDDLESLGYMLMYFLRGSLPWQGLKAGNKKQKYDKISEKKMLTSVEALCKSFPLEFTSYFHYCRSLRFEDKPDYSYLRRIFRDLFIREGYQFDYVYDWTILNYPQIGANPRLPQVSDRNGATVPFSERPEGTSGPMIRDRFSAAVETLAWMNASGSGHHGDNSKRKSPNHVLLSSKQAVDSEKIHPSSRNGSTSRRATASSGRPSSVEPSNARNGRTSGIFSSGSRPSSSSHQRVQQPAGESSFSRTAAAVRGTRNESLLRSFDLLSLGNADKARGRSKQKANQSPILPP; encoded by the exons ATGGATCACGTGATCGGTGGAAAATTTAAACTTGGGAAAAAGATCGGTAGCGGTTCTTTTGGCGAGCTCTACCATG GTGCTAACATTAAAAGTGGAGAAGAAGTGGCAGTTAAGCTG GAATCTGTGAAGACCAAGCATCCTCAACTTCATTATGAATCAAAGGTGTATACACTTCTCCAAGGAGGAA CTGGAATCCCCCATCTGAAATGGTTTGGTGTAGAAGGAGAATATAACATTATGGTCATTGATATTCTTGGTCCTAGTCTTGAGGATTTGTTCAACTACTGCAATCGGAAGTTCTCATTGAAAACAGTATTAATGCTTGCAGATCAGATA ATAAACCGGGTTGAATATATGCACTCAAAGGCTTTTCTTCATCGTGATATAAAGCCAGATAACTTTCTTATGGGCCTTGGTCGTAAAGCAAATCAG GTTTATATTATTGATTATGGTCTTGCAAAGAAATACAGGGATTTCCAAACCCATAAGCACATACCTTACCG AGAGAACAAGAACCTTACAGGAACTGCAAGATATGCAAGTGTTAATACACATTTAGGAATTG AGCAAAGCCGAAGAGATGATTTAGAATCTCTTGGTTATATGCTTATGTATTTTTTAAGAGGAAG CCTTCCTTGGCAAGGGCTAAAAGCTGGCAATAAAAAGCAAAAGTATGATAAGATTAGTGAAAAGAAAATGCTTACTTCTGTGGAG GCACTTTGCAAGTCATTTCCATTAGAATTTACGTCTTACTTCCACTACTGTCGATCCTTGCGGTTTGAAGACAAGCCAGATTATTCTTACCTGAGGAGGATATTTCGTGACTTGTTTATTCGAGAAG GATATCAGTTTGATTATGTTTACGATTGGACTATATTGAATTATCCTCAGATTGGTGCTAACCCTCGACTGCCT cAAGTGAGTGATAGGAATGGAGCTACGGTCCCATTCTCTGAAAGGCCTGAAGGAACTTCAG GACCCATGATTCGTGATAGATTCTCAGCTGCAGTTGAAACACTCGCGTGGATGAATGCCTCCGGCTCCGGTCATCACGGTGACAATTCCAAGCGCAAATCTCCCAATCACGTACTGTTATCGTCAAAGCAAGCT gttgattctgagaaaatccaCCCATCATCTCGCAACGGAAGTACTTCAAGGCGGGCTACTGCATCTAGCGGCAGACCCAGTTCCGTTGAGCCTAGCAATGCACGTAACGGCagaacaagtggtatattttcaAGCGGCAGCCGACCATCCAGCAGTAGTCATCAAAGAGTTCAGCAGCCTGCAGGAGAATCATCCTTCTCCAGAACAGCAGCCGCTGTTCGAGGAACTCGTAACGAATCTCTTCTCCGCAGCTTCGATCTCCTCTCTCTCGGCAACGCCGACAAGGCAAGAGGCAGAAGCAAACAAAAAGCAAACCAATCTCCTATCCTTCCACCATAA
- the LOC122037457 gene encoding protein SCO1 homolog 2, mitochondrial isoform X4, whose product MLRSALRRFTVLPAVAVSDPTPLLPRDQKFPNRVLEDGESLQSRSWSTYAIPAAVLLIAGTGLYIHHNDEKRAILKGSEQSVSYGRNNNNRPAIGGPFKLFDTENNTVTESTFRGNWVLMYFGYTSSPDAGPREVKKMADVMKILDYGYNFKITPVFITIDPQRDTPAQLKAYLKEFDPGIIGLTGPVSAVRQTAQEFRAYFKKVDEEGQDYLVESSNNMYLLDPNMEMVRFFGAEYDPQQLADAIIMEVNKGSR is encoded by the exons ATGCTCCGCTCCGCTCTCCGCAGGTTCACCGTTCTCCCGGCGGTAGCCGTCTCAGATCCGACTCCCTTACTCCCTCG GGATCAGAAGTTTCCAAATCGAGTTTTAGAAGATGGTGAATCCTTGCAATCTCGGTCATGGAGCACTTATGCTATT CCTGCAGCTGTATTATTGATTGCTGGTACAGGCCTGTACATTCACCATAATGATGAAAAACGAGCGATTTTAAAAG GTTCAGAACAAAGTGTTAGCTATGGGAGGAATAATAACAATAGACCAGCTATCGGTGGACCATTCAAGCTGTTCGATACTGAAAACAACACTGTAACTGAGTCAACCTTCCGTGGTAACTGGGTACTGATGTACTTTGGGTACACTTCATCACCTGATGCTGGTCCAAGAGAAGTTAAAAAAATGGCTGACGTTATGAAAATATTAG ACTACGGTTACAATTTTAAGATCACACCGGTTTTTATCACTATCGATCCTCAACGTGATACCCCTGCTCAACTCAAGGCTTATCTGAAAG AATTCGATCCTGGGATCATAGGACTAACAGGTCCTGTATCTGCTGTGAGACAGACAGCACAGGAGTTCCGTGCATACTTCAAGAAGGTCGACGAAGAAGGCCAAGATTATCTTGTTGAATCGTCGAATAACAT GTACTTGTTAGATCCTaatatggagatggttagattctTTGGAGCCGAGTATGATCCACAACAATTGGCTGATGCCATAATCATGGAGGTAAACAAAGGTTCAAGATGA